One Granulicella sp. 5B5 DNA window includes the following coding sequences:
- a CDS encoding FAD-linked oxidase C-terminal domain-containing protein — translation MANSVMNATILAELKSAVGEQGLIVDRNQVQTYECDGLTNFRTTPAAVVLPRTTAEVQAVVRVCARHAIPFVARGAGTGLSGGALPAEGCVVIGMARMNRVLAVDLENARITVEPGVTNTQVTERVRAAGYFYAPDPSSQTVCTIGGNLAENAGGAHCLKYGFTVTHVLGCEVVLPNGEVRWFGSEHGVVDALGYDLPGVFIGSEGTLGVATKAVLKIVRRPEAVQTLLAAFSTVTDAAQTVSDMIAAGMLPAAIEMMDRLSITAAEAAVHAGYPMCEALLLVELDGPRAEVDAQIDEVRALCAKNNAWEQRLAQTDAERVLVWKGRKAAFAAMGRIASHYIVQDGVIPRTALPKVLAKMQEMSDETGLRIANVFHAGDGNLHPMVLYDATVPGEEDRALILSYDILRLCVDAGGSITGEHGVGREKQCVMSYMFHEPDLATMQRVRHAFDPQNISNPEKVFPTPRLCGERRHGAYAPHPVEAAGIAEVF, via the coding sequence ATGGCTAACAGCGTGATGAATGCGACGATACTTGCGGAGTTGAAGAGTGCGGTGGGCGAGCAGGGGCTGATCGTCGACCGCAACCAGGTGCAGACGTATGAGTGCGACGGGCTGACGAACTTTCGCACGACGCCTGCTGCGGTGGTGTTGCCGCGTACGACTGCCGAGGTGCAGGCTGTGGTGCGCGTGTGCGCGAGACATGCGATTCCGTTTGTGGCGCGCGGCGCGGGCACTGGTCTGAGCGGTGGCGCTTTGCCTGCCGAGGGGTGCGTGGTGATTGGGATGGCGCGGATGAACCGTGTGCTCGCGGTCGATCTAGAGAATGCGCGCATCACGGTTGAGCCTGGTGTGACGAACACGCAGGTGACGGAGCGAGTACGCGCAGCGGGATATTTCTATGCGCCTGACCCTTCGTCGCAGACGGTGTGCACGATTGGCGGCAACCTTGCGGAAAATGCGGGTGGTGCCCACTGTTTGAAGTATGGGTTTACGGTGACGCATGTGCTGGGCTGCGAGGTCGTGCTGCCAAACGGTGAGGTGCGCTGGTTTGGATCGGAGCATGGCGTTGTGGATGCTTTGGGGTACGATCTGCCGGGAGTGTTCATTGGCAGCGAGGGGACGCTGGGAGTTGCGACGAAGGCTGTGCTGAAGATTGTGCGACGGCCGGAGGCGGTGCAGACACTGCTTGCGGCGTTTTCGACAGTGACCGATGCGGCACAGACGGTGTCCGACATGATTGCCGCGGGGATGCTACCTGCGGCGATCGAGATGATGGACAGGCTTTCGATTACAGCAGCGGAGGCGGCTGTTCATGCGGGATACCCGATGTGTGAGGCGCTGCTGCTGGTGGAGCTCGATGGACCGCGGGCTGAAGTGGATGCTCAGATAGACGAAGTGCGTGCGCTGTGTGCGAAGAACAACGCGTGGGAGCAGCGGCTGGCACAGACAGATGCAGAGCGCGTACTGGTTTGGAAAGGGCGCAAGGCCGCGTTCGCGGCGATGGGCAGGATCGCGTCGCACTACATTGTGCAGGACGGGGTGATTCCTCGGACGGCGCTGCCCAAGGTGCTCGCAAAGATGCAGGAGATGAGCGACGAGACCGGGTTGCGGATCGCGAATGTGTTTCATGCGGGCGATGGGAATCTGCATCCGATGGTGTTGTATGACGCTACGGTGCCGGGCGAAGAAGACCGCGCGCTGATTTTGAGCTATGACATTCTGCGGCTGTGTGTGGACGCGGGTGGATCGATCACCGGCGAGCATGGTGTGGGCCGCGAGAAGCAGTGCGTGATGAGCTATATGTTTCATGAGCCGGACCTGGCGACGATGCAGCGTGTGCGGC
- a CDS encoding glycoside hydrolase: protein MESFSRRTFLQSAAAATAAMQVVPRLHAEPADTAVPYPENGTLVPDEGWRLWIDEKAEWQNDEIYLPEEISWVDGKLCGKGQPLPEHEPTGGWGSLKKENGLEVTLPTTVEQHYWGKYGTGADGRPRPYTPEEYRYGATTPPKPPADDNVPQNGAYFGVSWWGQEIEIPAEMRGKRIFLHVRGARLRAEVYLNRKLVGYSIMEELPFECDLTSAADPGGFNLIAIRITNPFGRFDWVDGSNAKWGKLALYRSHGFAGLDRGMTVSAHGDVRIADAWVLNTPDVTKIQAFVSIETTPHNAALPITYQIIDPASGSILTKRTVFQDVQLNSGAPSHFRMPVHPTPLQLEAAELWDVSAPRLYHLRINVPGDTRTIAFGFRWFGPTGIGSDAMFRLNGRRIRVYSAISWGYWGLNGLFPVPELAEKEVVAAKALGLNCLNFHRNLAKEEVLRKQDELGLLRYMEPGAGKLAIGKLPASVKTSAEVSGPDIVMDKPVSEADKFAQRFMFVKCVEMVKAYRSHPSVIEYCLQNEIGADLKNPDTLAVLKAMHDEDPSRCVVLNDGFVAPPRKAAQAWYEPWSDDLKEGKLHRSDEEAWGDWWNQHQGAGDQWYDHFYKSPTEFTYRAPSKDVITEFGEMEGCARPDDHPLMVHQITGTYKKYGGASYDLKDHEEIIAGYEQFIAKWGFRKAFPTAESLFLALGRTEYESWMNYMENARLSDELDFAVISGWESTAIENHSGIVDNLRNFKSDPKLIAGSLLPVRPIAKLRALCVTQGESAVFDLFLANDTPQPATGTLTFSMITPSGKKRELITVPAPEHVVDQFTYLLKEGFETPKLVEEGLYRFKFAISSAPLNTQTKEIWVTGVSVNNSVAGSPWQVAVSGISPGLRKELSQLGPQFDVHEFEKGKPAQLIITSGMTAHTSATQSVGETTGTEANPINAVQTSTELGHIDPAILDAVRAGMPLLCIAQADSLSDGIAKQLSEAGAFAYRGNVGDFRAPWMGNWYFVREHPLFDGMPVNQAMGGFYQTPGRQSNGLLVEGENVEIVVGYSRDHDRRVGAGTFTTKLGNGKVVYHRVPPMHPVMQARFLANAIRWLTA from the coding sequence ATGGAATCTTTTTCACGCCGTACCTTTCTACAGAGTGCTGCCGCTGCTACTGCAGCGATGCAGGTCGTTCCGCGTCTGCATGCTGAGCCCGCTGATACGGCTGTTCCCTACCCTGAAAACGGCACCCTGGTGCCGGATGAAGGCTGGCGGCTTTGGATCGATGAGAAGGCCGAGTGGCAGAACGATGAGATCTATCTGCCCGAGGAGATCAGCTGGGTAGACGGCAAGCTGTGCGGCAAGGGACAGCCGCTGCCAGAGCATGAGCCGACCGGCGGATGGGGTTCGCTGAAGAAAGAGAACGGGCTTGAGGTGACGCTGCCAACGACGGTGGAGCAGCACTACTGGGGCAAGTATGGCACTGGCGCTGATGGCAGGCCGAGGCCGTATACGCCGGAGGAGTATCGGTATGGCGCGACGACTCCGCCGAAGCCACCGGCGGATGATAATGTGCCGCAGAATGGGGCGTACTTCGGCGTGTCTTGGTGGGGGCAGGAGATTGAGATTCCGGCGGAGATGCGGGGCAAGCGGATCTTTCTGCATGTTCGTGGGGCGAGGCTGCGGGCTGAGGTGTATTTGAACCGGAAGCTGGTTGGGTACTCGATTATGGAGGAGCTGCCGTTTGAGTGTGACCTGACGAGTGCCGCAGACCCCGGTGGTTTCAACCTGATTGCGATTCGGATTACGAATCCGTTTGGGCGTTTTGACTGGGTGGATGGCTCGAATGCGAAGTGGGGCAAGCTGGCGCTGTATCGCTCTCATGGCTTTGCGGGACTGGACCGTGGGATGACGGTGAGTGCGCATGGCGATGTACGCATCGCGGACGCATGGGTATTGAATACGCCAGACGTCACGAAGATCCAAGCCTTCGTTTCTATCGAAACGACTCCTCATAATGCCGCTTTGCCGATTACTTACCAGATCATCGATCCGGCTTCCGGCTCAATCCTTACCAAGCGGACAGTGTTTCAGGACGTTCAACTGAACAGCGGAGCGCCATCACACTTCAGAATGCCGGTGCATCCAACGCCGCTTCAACTCGAAGCTGCGGAACTCTGGGACGTCTCCGCACCGAGGCTCTACCATCTGCGCATCAACGTCCCTGGCGATACGCGCACCATTGCGTTTGGCTTTCGGTGGTTTGGGCCGACAGGGATTGGGTCGGATGCGATGTTCCGGCTGAATGGGCGGCGGATTCGGGTGTACAGCGCGATCTCGTGGGGGTACTGGGGGTTGAATGGGCTGTTCCCTGTTCCTGAGCTTGCGGAGAAAGAAGTTGTGGCCGCGAAGGCGCTGGGGTTGAACTGCCTGAACTTTCATCGCAACCTGGCGAAGGAAGAAGTACTGCGCAAGCAGGATGAGTTGGGGCTGCTGCGCTACATGGAGCCGGGTGCCGGCAAGCTCGCGATTGGCAAGCTGCCGGCGAGCGTGAAGACCAGTGCGGAGGTTAGCGGGCCTGACATTGTGATGGACAAGCCGGTGAGTGAGGCCGATAAGTTTGCGCAGCGGTTCATGTTTGTGAAGTGCGTGGAGATGGTGAAGGCGTATCGGTCGCATCCGAGTGTGATTGAGTACTGCCTGCAGAATGAGATTGGCGCGGACCTGAAGAATCCGGACACGCTCGCGGTGTTGAAGGCGATGCACGATGAAGACCCTTCGCGCTGCGTGGTGCTGAACGATGGATTTGTAGCACCTCCACGGAAGGCGGCGCAGGCGTGGTATGAGCCTTGGTCGGACGATCTGAAAGAAGGCAAGCTGCATCGCAGCGATGAAGAGGCCTGGGGCGACTGGTGGAACCAGCACCAGGGCGCGGGCGATCAGTGGTATGACCACTTCTATAAATCGCCGACGGAGTTTACCTATCGCGCTCCGTCCAAGGATGTGATTACCGAGTTTGGCGAGATGGAAGGCTGCGCGCGGCCAGACGATCATCCGCTGATGGTGCACCAGATCACGGGGACGTATAAGAAGTACGGCGGCGCGAGCTATGACCTGAAGGACCACGAGGAGATCATCGCGGGCTATGAGCAGTTCATCGCGAAGTGGGGATTTCGCAAGGCATTTCCGACGGCGGAGAGTTTGTTTCTGGCGCTGGGACGGACGGAGTACGAGTCGTGGATGAACTACATGGAAAACGCGCGGCTGAGCGATGAGCTGGACTTCGCGGTGATCTCTGGGTGGGAGTCGACGGCGATTGAGAACCACTCGGGGATTGTGGACAACCTGCGGAACTTCAAGAGCGATCCGAAGCTGATTGCAGGGTCGCTGCTGCCGGTGCGGCCGATTGCGAAGCTGCGTGCGCTGTGCGTGACGCAAGGTGAGAGCGCTGTGTTTGATCTGTTTCTTGCGAACGATACGCCACAGCCTGCTACGGGGACGCTGACGTTTTCGATGATTACTCCGAGCGGGAAGAAGCGTGAGCTGATTACCGTGCCTGCTCCGGAGCATGTAGTCGATCAGTTCACTTACCTGCTAAAGGAAGGGTTCGAGACGCCGAAGCTGGTGGAGGAAGGGCTGTACCGGTTCAAGTTCGCAATCTCCTCAGCGCCGTTGAACACGCAGACGAAGGAGATTTGGGTTACGGGTGTATCGGTCAATAATTCTGTTGCAGGATCGCCGTGGCAAGTCGCCGTATCCGGCATATCACCGGGACTCCGGAAAGAACTCAGTCAGCTGGGTCCGCAGTTCGACGTCCACGAGTTCGAGAAAGGAAAGCCTGCTCAACTCATCATCACCTCGGGCATGACGGCGCACACTTCGGCGACGCAGTCTGTTGGTGAGACGACGGGTACTGAGGCGAACCCGATCAATGCCGTGCAGACGAGCACGGAGCTTGGGCATATTGATCCGGCGATTCTGGATGCGGTTCGTGCGGGGATGCCGCTGCTTTGCATCGCGCAGGCGGACTCGCTGTCGGATGGGATTGCGAAGCAGCTAAGTGAGGCAGGTGCGTTTGCATATCGTGGCAACGTGGGAGATTTCCGCGCGCCATGGATGGGCAACTGGTACTTTGTGCGCGAGCATCCGCTGTTCGATGGGATGCCTGTGAACCAGGCGATGGGTGGGTTTTATCAGACGCCGGGGCGGCAGTCGAACGGGCTGCTGGTAGAGGGCGAGAATGTGGAGATCGTCGTGGGGTACTCGCGCGACCACGACCGACGGGTGGGCGCGGGCACGTTTACGACGAAGCTCGGCAACGGCAAGGTCGTCTATCATCGCGTACCGCCAATGCATCCGGTGATGCAGGCAAGGTTCCTTGCGAACGCGATACGATGGCTAACAGCGTGA
- a CDS encoding ribonuclease T2 — MPRFTSNTLFTATTLCFAALVLTACNAPTGSAPQTTQSYTQQSRAPQPYAQSSRRESRDHRRNSQQANDTPGAFDFYLLTLSWSPEFCYSHPTAAECAAHPAFVLHGLWPQNTDGSYPEHCSDAPGPANPSQYSDIFPDAGLLAHEWQTHGTCSGLAPDPYFQLARRAFRSVHIPQQLASVSQQISLTPGAILTDFAQSNPNVPTTDMALSCGNNFLTAVEVCLDKNLNATSCSSVRTCRANVVKVTPPGASRN, encoded by the coding sequence ATGCCGAGATTTACATCCAACACGCTATTCACAGCCACAACACTCTGCTTCGCTGCCCTGGTTCTCACCGCCTGCAACGCGCCCACCGGTTCCGCCCCGCAGACCACGCAAAGCTATACGCAGCAGAGCCGCGCGCCCCAGCCCTACGCGCAAAGCTCTCGCCGCGAGTCCCGCGACCATCGCCGCAACAGCCAGCAGGCCAACGACACCCCCGGCGCCTTCGACTTCTATCTCCTCACGCTCTCCTGGTCGCCCGAGTTCTGCTACTCGCACCCCACCGCAGCCGAGTGCGCGGCGCATCCCGCGTTCGTCCTGCACGGCCTCTGGCCGCAGAACACCGACGGCTCCTACCCCGAACATTGTTCCGATGCCCCCGGCCCCGCCAACCCCTCGCAGTACAGCGACATCTTCCCCGACGCCGGCCTCCTCGCGCACGAGTGGCAGACCCACGGTACCTGCTCCGGCCTCGCACCCGACCCCTACTTCCAGCTCGCGCGCCGCGCCTTCCGCTCCGTCCACATCCCGCAGCAGCTCGCCAGCGTGAGCCAGCAAATCTCCCTCACACCCGGCGCCATTCTCACGGACTTTGCTCAGTCGAACCCCAACGTCCCCACAACAGACATGGCGCTCAGCTGCGGCAACAACTTCCTCACCGCCGTCGAGGTCTGCCTCGATAAGAACCTGAACGCCACCAGCTGCAGCAGCGTCCGCACTTGCCGCGCCAATGTCGTCAAGGTCACGCCACCCGGAGCGTCCAGGAATTAA